In Geobacillus kaustophilus, a genomic segment contains:
- a CDS encoding methionine biosynthesis PLP-dependent protein has translation MEKLETLLAQIGNRSETATGTVNPPVYFSTAYRHAGIGESTGFDYIRTGNPTRKIVEEAIAKLEGGDQGYAFSSGMAAIQTVLALFESGDEFLVSADLYGGTYRLFERGWRKYGLGFHYVDFTDLAAVEEKITEKTKAIFLETPTNPLMHETDISAVAELAKRHGLLLIVDNTFYTPVLQRPIEQGADIVIHSATKYLGGHNDVLAGLVVAKGEELCQRLAEYQNAIGAVLSPFDSWLLIRGMKTLALRMRQHEENAKRISAFLREHEDVTDVLYPGRGGMLSFRIADEKWVNRFLKSLRLITFAESLGGVESFITYPATQTHADIPEEIRIQNGVCNRLLRFSVGIEHADDLIADLAQALKNMKEV, from the coding sequence ATGGAGAAACTGGAGACGTTGTTAGCGCAAATTGGCAACCGGAGTGAAACGGCGACGGGGACGGTCAACCCGCCTGTTTATTTTTCCACCGCTTACCGCCATGCCGGCATCGGAGAGTCGACCGGGTTTGACTACATCCGCACCGGCAACCCGACGCGCAAAATCGTCGAAGAAGCGATCGCGAAGCTTGAAGGCGGCGACCAAGGCTACGCGTTCAGCTCCGGCATGGCCGCCATTCAGACAGTGCTCGCCTTGTTTGAGAGCGGAGATGAGTTTCTCGTATCGGCCGACCTGTACGGCGGCACGTACCGCCTGTTTGAGCGCGGCTGGCGCAAGTACGGTCTTGGGTTCCATTACGTCGATTTTACCGATCTTGCTGCTGTAGAGGAAAAAATTACGGAAAAAACAAAAGCCATCTTTTTGGAAACGCCGACGAATCCGCTCATGCACGAGACGGATATCTCTGCGGTCGCCGAGCTCGCCAAGCGGCACGGGCTTTTGTTGATCGTTGACAACACGTTTTATACACCGGTGCTTCAACGCCCGATCGAACAGGGCGCCGATATTGTCATCCACAGCGCCACGAAATATTTAGGCGGCCATAACGACGTCTTGGCCGGTCTTGTCGTCGCCAAGGGCGAGGAGCTCTGTCAACGCCTGGCCGAGTATCAGAACGCCATCGGCGCTGTTTTGTCGCCGTTCGATTCATGGCTTCTGATCCGCGGGATGAAAACGCTGGCCCTAAGGATGCGCCAACATGAAGAAAACGCTAAGCGCATCAGCGCCTTTTTGCGCGAACATGAAGATGTCACTGATGTGTTGTATCCGGGAAGAGGCGGGATGCTGTCGTTTCGGATTGCTGATGAGAAGTGGGTGAACCGGTTTTTAAAAAGTTTGCGCCTCATTACGTTCGCGGAAAGCTTGGGCGGAGTCGAAAGCTTTATCACGTACCCGGCGACGCAGACGCATGCCGACATTCCGGAAGAAATCCGCATCCAAAACGGCGTCTGCAACCGTCTGCTTCGCTTCTCCGTCGGCATCGAGCACGCCGACGACTTGATCGCCGATTTGGCGCAGGCATTGAAAAACATGAAAGAGGTGTGA
- a CDS encoding alpha/beta hydrolase, which translates to MATATGIMRDYKLYSGELQEEIELLVYLPSNFSPLYKYSLLIAQDGKDYFMYGKIKTVIETLMEEGTIDRTIVVGIPYRNVNDRYEKYHPQGRKLEAYIRFLAHELVPFLDRELPTYQMGKGRALIGDSLGGTVSLLAGLLYPHTFGKIAMQSPYIDDSVLARIRSFRDPSLLSFYHSVGTEETAVKTTDGHVRDFITPNRMARDLFMEKRFAYTYHEFEGGHAWTYWQPDVPRAVAAVLSL; encoded by the coding sequence ATGGCGACAGCAACAGGAATCATGCGCGACTACAAGCTGTACAGCGGAGAGCTTCAAGAAGAAATCGAACTGCTCGTCTACTTGCCAAGCAATTTTTCGCCGCTTTACAAATATTCTTTACTAATCGCGCAAGACGGCAAAGATTATTTTATGTATGGAAAAATAAAAACTGTCATCGAAACGCTGATGGAAGAAGGAACAATCGACCGGACGATCGTCGTCGGCATCCCGTATCGGAACGTCAACGACCGCTACGAGAAATACCACCCACAAGGCCGAAAGCTCGAAGCATACATTCGTTTTTTAGCCCATGAACTCGTCCCGTTTTTGGACCGCGAACTGCCGACGTATCAAATGGGCAAAGGCCGGGCGCTGATCGGCGATTCGCTCGGCGGAACAGTGTCGCTTCTAGCCGGGTTGTTGTATCCACATACATTTGGGAAAATCGCCATGCAGTCCCCCTATATCGATGACTCGGTATTGGCGCGCATCCGCTCGTTTCGCGATCCATCGCTCCTTTCGTTTTACCATTCTGTCGGCACGGAGGAAACAGCGGTGAAAACGACGGACGGTCATGTGCGCGATTTTATCACCCCGAATCGAATGGCGCGGGACTTGTTTATGGAAAAACGGTTTGCTTATACGTACCATGAGTTCGAAGGCGGCCATGCGTGGACGTATTGGCAGCCGGATGTGCCGCGGGCGGTAGCCGCTGTTTTATCGTTATAG